From Drosophila virilis strain 15010-1051.87 chromosome X, Dvir_AGI_RSII-ME, whole genome shotgun sequence, the proteins below share one genomic window:
- the DAAM gene encoding disheveled-associated activator of morphogenesis 1: MSAKNQMSVFMEKINTKLQSCPIVCINEPDTHSANAEILQTTPESTLEKPKSSAAAAATATAATVTSNSNNSSCITINATTPAIATTATAATATAATATGAAAIAATTSSTAGVTKITITSDNSQSNNNKNNNNNNNNSSSNIVLNSYNSNSNSGSRSCNSSNNNNNNNSLISITSLNSCSDLSQGSTATLTLNSSSNSSSNSSSNSCINSSNSCNSRPNGSASDTSSANFQERFDFEHWKSVLSDLSCFNSLYRYWNQYSSNTGNNSSNSSNSNNSNGHVEHADENNSLGSGANSFYAHNILGYTFGYPFGLGKEEDSNDNNSSGCSGGSVAHGVNFKKSSINCETPLQKHYRQQQKKKMPVFRGRRVWCGCFKDDEPPEICVVEGAFTLQTLTPTQPMPSVDELDTKFAELVEELDLTAPNKEAMLSLPAQKKWQIYCSRKLPLDANDGPDATTITQPPTAEHYIERLKELVVHVSLSPEDSPSHELSTRLDNHAAFVDALKTALRTSTHSFVLRFVELDGLPALLNLLLQLDIRVANSSLHTSLIGCIKALMNNSMGRAHVLAHPTAIDTIARSLAADNIRTKISALEILGAVCLVPGGHRKVLQAMLHFQEFATERTRFQSIVNDLDRSTYAYRDNVNLKTALMSFVNAVLNYGPGQENLEFRLHLRYEFLMLGIQPVIDKLRTHENETLDRHLDFFEMVRAEDEKEFARRFNEEHVDTKSAGSMFELLRRKLSHSPAYPHMLSLLQHMLLLPYTGHCTEHWLLIDRVVQQIVLQVESRPNSDLIADPDDPGKQLKLATESPVHDPDVAPLHIDVNKLVRLLVKEEQLTQARKRADELERENFEVQSRLAKKEQELDLRMQEKEDLETGLARMRERLEKESAQHSQAVQRAQTAEMRAEDLQHRLQSEQQERARLERLVTEGSIPDDQKVAGLTGCNGAVSPPPPPPPMLKAVPPPPPPMAPAMLPPPPPPCPGAPPPPPSMTPAMAPAPPKVELPKKNVPQPANPLKSFNWSKLPDAKLQGTVWSELDESKLYNNMELESIDKLFSAYQKNGVSATDGSYEDLRVTGKNKQKVLSVIDGRRAQNCTILLSKLKMSDMDISKAILSMDSNEQLALDMVEQLLKFTPSAEERALLDEHSEDIESLARADRFLYEISKIPHYEQRLKSLHYKKRFMLTVNDLIPRITSVMEASREVARSRRLRKLLELVLALGNYMNRGARGNASGFRLASLNRLADTKSSAAKGTTLLHYLVQVIEKKFKDLLKLEDDIPHVREASKVSLGEMDKDIQMLRTGLADVAREIEFHRSSGPAQQGDRFLPVMREFHASASVRFAELEDKFQDMKTRFDRAVRLFGEDGSVLQPDEFFGIFDSFLAAFAEARNDNESFRRRQEEEEKRAKQEAELKKRTIERKNKTGLMSSVARNLGLKSSSNGSANGSDPLAKSDNKGEFDDLISALRTGDVFGEDMAKFKRSRKARVSNGAAAGVGAGAGGGPGAGNAAAAGQTSPPRLQREESGRERERTVRRQ, from the exons AAGCTACAGTCGTGTCCCATTGTTTGCATTAATGAACCGGATACGCACAGCGCCAATGCGGAAATATTGCAAACAACGCCCGAAAGCACATTAGAGAAGCCCAAAagcagtgcagcagcagcagcaacagcaacagcagcaactgtaacaagcaacagcaacaacagcagctgcataaCAATCAAtgcaacaacaccagcaatagcaacaacagcaacagcagcaacagcaacagcagcaacagcaacaggagcagcagcaattgcagccACAACCAGCAGCACAGCGGGTGTAACCAAAATAACAATTACCAGTGACAATAgccagagcaacaacaacaaaaacaacaacaacaacaacaacaacagcagcagcaacatagTGCTCAAtagctacaacagcaacagcaacagcggcagcagaagctgcaacagcagcaacaacaacaacaacaacaacagcctaATATCCATCACCAGCCTGAACAGCTGCAGCGATTTGAGCCAAGGCAGCACAGCCACCCTAACacttaacagcagcagcaacagcagcagcaacagcagcagcaacagttgcatcaacagcagcaacagctgcaacagtcGGCCCAACGGCAGCGCCAGCGATACCTCGTCGGCTAATTTTCAGGAGCGTTTCGATTTTGAGCACTGGAAAAGCGTTTTAAGCGATTTAAGCTGCTTCAATAGTTTATATCGCTACTGGAACCagtacagcagcaacacaggcaacaacagcagcaatagcagcaacagcaacaacagcaacggccaCGTGGAACATGCAGATGAGAACAACAGTTTGGGCAGCGGCGCCAACTCCTTTTATGCACACAACATATTAGGCTACACATTTGGCTATCCATTTGGACTTGGCAAGGAGGAggacagcaacgacaacaacagcagcggctgcagcgggGGCAGCGTTGCACACGGCGTCAATTTCAAGAAGTCGTCGATTAACTGCGAAACGCCACTCCAGAAACACtacaggcagcagcagaagaagaagatgccAGTCTTTCGGGGCAGACGCGTTTGGTGCGGCTGCTTTAAG GACGATGAGCCGCCGGAGATTTGTGTGGTGGAGGGTGCGTTTACGCTGCAAACCCTGACGCCGACACAGCCAATGCCATCGGTGGATGAGCTGGACACAAAGTTTGCCGAGCTCGTCGAGGAGCTAGATCTGACGGCGCCCAACAAGGAGGCGATGCTCAGTTTGCCGGCGCAAAAGAAATGGCAAATCTATTGCTCCCGCAAGCTGCCGCTCGATGCGAACGATGGACCCGATGCGACGACCATAACACAGCCACCCACAGCGGAGCACTATATCGAACGGCTCAAGGAGCTGGTGGTGCATGTCTCGCTCTCGCCAGAGGATTCGCCCAGCCATGAGCTGAGCACGCGCCTGGATAATCATGCCGCATTTGTCGATGCGCTCAAGACCGCGCTGCGCACCTCGACGCACAGCTTTGTGCTGCGCTTTGTGGAGCTGGACGGATTGCCGGCGCTATTGAATCTATTGCTGCAGCTGGACATCCGGGTGGCCAATAGCTCGCTGCACACCAGCCTCATTGGCTGCATCAAGGCGCTGATGAACAACTCGATGGGTCGCGCCCATGTGCTGGCCCATCCGACGGCGATCGATACGATCGCGCGCTCCTTGGCGGCGGATAATATCCGGACAAAGATCTCGGCGCTAGAAATATTGGGCGCTGTGTGTCTGGTGCCGGGCGGACATCGTAAGGTTCTGCAGGCCATGCTGCATTTTCAGGAGTTCGCCACGGAGCGCACACGCTTCCAGAGCATTGTCAATGATCTGGATCGTTCCACGTACGCGTATCGGGATAATGTCAATCTCAAGACGGCCCTCATGTCGTTTGTGAATGCGGTGCTCAACTATGGTCCCGGCCAGGAGAATCTCGAGTTCCGTTTGCACTTGCGCTATGAATTCCTTATGCTGGGCATACAACCGGTCATCGATAAGCTGCGCACCCACGAGAACGAGACGCTCGACAGGCATTTG GACTTCTTTGAAATGGTGCGCGCCGAGGATGAGAAGGAGTTCGCCCGCCGCTTCAATGAGGAGCATGTGGACACCAAGAGCGCTGGCTCTATGTTCGAACTGCTGCGCCGCAAGCTGAGCCATTCGCCCGCCTATCCGCACATGCTCTCCCTGCTGCAGCATATGCTCCTGCTGCCCT ACACGGGTCACTGCACGGAGCACTGGCTGCTGATTGATCGCGTCGTGCAGCAGATTGTGCTGCAGGTGGAATCGCGTCCCAACAGCGACCTCATCGCCGATCCCGATGATCCCGGCAAGCAGCTGAAGCTGGCCACCGAGTCGCCAGTGCATGACCCGGACGTGGCGCCGCTGCACATCGATGTCAACAAGTTGGTGCGTCTGTTGGTCAAGGAGGAGCAACTGACGCAGGCGCGCAAACGCGCCGACGAGCTGGAGCGTGAGAACTTTGAGGTGCAGTCGCGTCTGGCCAAAAAGGAACAGGAGCTGGATCTGCGCATGCAGGAGAAAGAGGACCTGGAAACAGGCCTAGCGCGCATGCGCGAACGCCTCGAGAAGGAGTCCGCCCAGCACTCGCAGGCGGTGCAGCGTGCCCAGACCGCCGAAATGAGGGCCGAGGATCTGCAGCATCGGCTGCAAAGCGAGCAGCAGGAGCGGGCACGCTTGGAGCGACTCGTCACGGAGGGCAGCATACCCGATGACCAGAAGGTCGCCGGCCTGACCGGCTGCAATGGTGCCGTctcgccgccgccaccgccgccgcccatgCTGAAGGCggtgccaccgccgccgccgcccatggcGCCAGCCATGttgccaccaccgccgccgccctgTCCCGGCgcaccaccgccaccgcccAGCATGACGCCAGCAATGG CTCCAGCACCACCAAAAGTGGAGTTGCCAAAGAAGAACGTGCCACAGCCAGCGAATCCACTGAAGAGCTTCAACTGGTCCAAGCTGCCCGACGCCAAGCTGCAGGGCACCGTTTGGAGCGAACTGGACGAGAGCAAACTCTACAACAACATGGAGCTCGAGTCCATTGATAAGCTGTTCTCAGCCTATCAAAAGAATGGCGTGTCG GCCACCGATGGATCCTATGAGGATCTGCGCGTGACGGGCAAGAACAAGCAAAAGGTGCTGTCTGTCATCGATGGACGACGCGCCCAGAACTGCACAATTCTGTTGAGCAAGCTTAAGATGAGCGACATGGATATATCCAA AGCCATACTCTCCATGGACAGCAATGAGCAGCTGGCGCTGGATATGGTCGAGCAGCTGCTCAAGTTTACGCCCTCCGCTGAGGAGCGTGCGCTCCTGGACGAGCACAGCGAGGATATCGAATCACTGGCACGCGCGGATCGTTTCCTCTACGAGATATCCAA GATTCCACACTATGAGCAACGCCTGAAGAGCTTGCACTACAAGAAGCGCTTCATGCTGACGGTGAATGATCTGATACCACGCATCACCAGCGTCATGGAGGCATCTAGGGAGGTGGCCCGCTCGCGCCGATTGCGCAAGCTGCTCGAGCTGGTGCTGGCATTGG GCAACTATATGAATCGCGGCGCCCGCGGCAATGCCTCTGGCTTTAGGCTCGCATCGCTGAATCGTCTGGCGGACACGAAATCCAGTGCGGCCAAGGGCACCACGCTACTGCACTATCTGGTGCAGGTGATTGAGAAGAAATTCAAGGATCTGCTCAAGTTGGAGGACGATATACCGCATGTGCGCGAAGCGTCCAAGGTGTCGCTGGGCGAAATGGACAAAGATATACAGATGCTGCGCACCGGCCTGGCGGATGTCGCGCGCGAGATTGAGTTCCATCGCAGCTCGGGACCGGCACAGCAGGGCGATCGTTTTTTGCCAGTGATGCGGGAGTTCCACGCCTCGGCCTCGGTGCGTTTCGCCGAGCTGGAGGATAAATTCCAGGACATGAAGACGCGTTTCGATCGTGCGGTGCGCCTGTTCGGCGAGGATGGCTCCGTGCTGCAGCCTGACGAGTTCTTTGGCATATTCGATTCATTTCTGGCCGCCTTCGCGGAGGCGCGCAACGACAACGAAAGCTTCCGCCGGCgccaggaggaggaggagaagcGCGCCAAACAGGAAGCCGAGCTCAAGAAGCGCACCATCGagcgcaaaaataaaactggCCTCATGAGCAGCGTGGCACGCAATCTGGGCCTCAAATCGTCAAGCAATGGCAGCGCCAACGGCAGCGATCCACTGGCCAAGAGTGACAACAAGGGCGAGTTCGATGATCTGATCTCGGCGCTGCGCACCGGCGATGTCTTCGGCGAGGACATGGCCAAGTTTAAGCGTTCGCGCAAGGCGCGCGTCTCCAACGGCGCTGCGGCCGGCGTCGGAGCAGGAGCTGGTGGAGGTCCAGGCGCTGgcaacgccgccgccgcggGTCAGACCTCGCCGCCGCGTCTGCAGCGCGAGGAGAGCGGGCGGGAGCGCGAGCGCACTGTGAGGCGTCAATAA
- the LOC6634833 gene encoding uncharacterized protein: MRTTKKARVSVGGTRKYYAKRRRDSQICRLRSPKKKFIQDLKSLIFKYKRTVRQKGPHSRAEIAIFKYTMINDHMQKDQVMPLGKKRTIKRSQANMLKSLLKSVKRTRTSQTQARIFEEEEEEEEEEETPSELSQKLA, encoded by the coding sequence ATGCGGACCACAAAAAAAGCCCGTGTTTCGGTGGGCGGCACACGCAAATATTATGCCAAACGCCGTCGCGATAGTCAAATATGCCGACTTCGAAGCCCGAAAAAGAAATTCATTCAGGATTTAAAGAGCCTGATCTTCAAATATAAGCGTACGGTGAGGCAAAAGGGACCGCACAGCCGGGCGGAAATCGCCATCTTCAAGTATACCATGATAAACGATCATATGCAAAAGGATCAGGTGATGCCCCTGGGAAAGAAACGCACCATCAAACGGAGCCAGGCAAACATGCTGAAGAGTTTGCTGAAATCTGTGAAGCGCACCAGGACGAGCCAGACACAGGCCAGGATCtttgaggaggaggaggaggaggaggaggaggaggaaacCCCAAGTGAGCTGAGCCAAAAATTGGCTTAG
- the LOC6634835 gene encoding calcineurin B homologous protein 2 — MGLTASHQLNASELSAYQAATGLSTEQLEQLHTRFQALDRRQRGYLTPTELLRIPQLAQNPLHRQIIDGFFAVIKETDSDANKDKAAAADTDADATSADRIYFGQFVRTCATFMVPQFGQLTHTRADGRAQKLRLLSQMFDTQRSGRIERADFRRTMKCLLDSVPPSDGVANLHPQGSETELQQLEDLAFGASDSISYEQFEQRLATADVEGGLAVRKWLEEPADETN; from the coding sequence ATGGGCCTCACGGCCAGCCATCAGCTGAACGCATCGGAGCTGAGCGCATATCAGGCGGCCACCGGGCTGTCCAcggagcagctggagcagttGCATACACGCTTCCAGGCGTTGGATCGACGTCAGCGCGGCTATTTGACGCCAACCGAGCTGCTGCGCATACCGCAGTTGGCGCAGAATCCACTCCACCGCCAGATCATCGATGGCTTCTTTGCCGTCATCAAGGAAACCGACTCGGATGCGAACAAGGACAAGGCTGCGGCTGCGGATACGGATGCGGATGCTACCAGTGCCGATCGCATCTATTTTGGCCAATTTGTGCGCACCTGCGCCACCTTTATGGTGCCCCAATTTGGTCAGCTGACACATACGCGCGCCGATGGCCGCGCCCAGAAGCTGCGCCTGCTCTCCCAAATGTTCGACACGCAGCGCAGCGGACGGATCGAACGCGCCGACTTTCGGCGGACGATGAAATGCCTGCTGGACAGCGTCCCGCCCTCGGATGGGGTGGCCAATCTGCATCCGCAGGGCAGTGAAACGGAGCTCCAGCAGCTGGAGGACCTTGCCTTTGGCGCCAGCGATAGCATCTCCTACGAGCAATTCGAACAGCGTCTGGCCACGGCCGATGTCGAGGGCGGGCTGGCGGTGCGCAAGTGGCTGGAGGAGCCCGCCGACGAGACCAACTGA